The Nomia melanderi isolate GNS246 chromosome 7, iyNomMela1, whole genome shotgun sequence genome includes a window with the following:
- the LOC143174680 gene encoding uncharacterized protein LOC143174680, with translation MKKLLRTRYFLFNEKELCSLQELVLKKFVFKFVRGLVTRSRRLQLGLHKKEIDEKGVWKRNSLIGYSQETKNRKVFVLFNWICKARVGVAETDFVQYNMRRDICEFAGVSQYAVWSAQIASRLLPVYSGRLRRTIMFEVRPKKRKCT, from the exons atgaaGAAGTTATTACGAACTCGTTATTtcttattcaatgaaaaagaaCTGTGCTCTTTGCAA GAACTTGTTTTGAAAAAATTCGTCTTTAAATTTGTGCG AGGACTGGTTACGCGATCTAGGAGGCTACAGCTAGGGCtacataaaaaagaaatcgatGAAAAAGGTGTATGGAAGCGTAATTCGTTAATTGGCTATAGCCAGGAAACAAAGAACAGAAAGGTTTTCGTGCTGTTTAACTGGATTTGTAAAGCACGCGTAGGGGTGGCCGAGACAGACTTTGTTCAATATAACATGCGCCGCGATATATGTGAATTCGCCGGAGTTAGTCAATACGCAGTATGGAGTGCACAAATAGCCTCGCGGCTACTCCCAGTTTACAGTGGGCGATTGAGACGAACGATTATGTTCGAAGTACGCCCGAAGAAACGGAAGTGCACGTAG